Proteins from one Aquila chrysaetos chrysaetos chromosome 5, bAquChr1.4, whole genome shotgun sequence genomic window:
- the RAMAC gene encoding RNA guanine-N7 methyltransferase activating subunit isoform X2, with protein sequence MFKVFRMTSLVDMPLNYEKMFAHRFTSDDEEYQEYLKRPADPPPIVEEWRNRSGGNQRNRDRFQDGRYFRGDRYNWQGDYRSNQRPERSWGNSYQQHRQGQSYSSHYGQYGYNSYNPGPRYHPY encoded by the exons ATGTTTAAAGTTTTCAGAATGACTTCCTTGGTTGACATGCCCTTGAATTATGAAAAGATGTTTGCTCATCGATTCACATCAGATGATGAAGAATACCAAGAATACCTGAAACGCCCTGCAGATCCCCCTCCTATAGTTGAAGAATGGAGAAACAGATCTGGTGGCAACCAGAGAAACAGAGATCG GTTTCAAGATGGTAGATATTTTAGAGGAGACAGATACAACTGGCAAGGTGACTATAGATCTAATCAGAGGCCAGAAAGAAGTTGGGGTAATAGCTACCAGCAGCACAGACAAGGACAATCGTACTCCTCCCACTACGGACAATATGGCTACAACTCCTACAACCCAGGGCCTCGTTACCATCCCTACTGA
- the RAMAC gene encoding RNA guanine-N7 methyltransferase activating subunit isoform X1: MTSLVDMPLNYEKMFAHRFTSDDEEYQEYLKRPADPPPIVEEWRNRSGGNQRNRDRFQDGRYFRGDRYNWQGDYRSNQRPERSWGNSYQQHRQGQSYSSHYGQYGYNSYNPGPRYHPY, from the exons ATGACTTCCTTGGTTGACATGCCCTTGAATTATGAAAAGATGTTTGCTCATCGATTCACATCAGATGATGAAGAATACCAAGAATACCTGAAACGCCCTGCAGATCCCCCTCCTATAGTTGAAGAATGGAGAAACAGATCTGGTGGCAACCAGAGAAACAGAGATCG GTTTCAAGATGGTAGATATTTTAGAGGAGACAGATACAACTGGCAAGGTGACTATAGATCTAATCAGAGGCCAGAAAGAAGTTGGGGTAATAGCTACCAGCAGCACAGACAAGGACAATCGTACTCCTCCCACTACGGACAATATGGCTACAACTCCTACAACCCAGGGCCTCGTTACCATCCCTACTGA